The nucleotide window CCGCAGACTTCCTCATCCCCGGCCTGCTCGTGGTCATCATCATGATCGTCACCGTGCAGCAGACAGCGGTCACGCTTGTGAAGGAGAAGGAGCAGGGGACCTTCGAACAGATCGTGGTGTCCCCTATCCGGCGCGGCGAGCTGATGGTCGGCAAGGTCGCACCATGGGTGGTGCTGGCGTTCGCCGACATGATCGGCGTCTCGCTCGTGGGCATGTTCGTCTTTGGCGTGCCCCTGCGTGGCGACGTGCTCGTACTCGTCGCGAGTACCTTCCTGTTCGTCCTGTGCTCGCTGGCCATCGGCCTGCTCGTGTCGGCGCGCGCCTCCAGCGTCGAGGTCGCGAACCTCGTCGCGCTGCTCATCAGCTTCCTGCCGGGCTTCATGCTTTCCGACTTCGCGTTCCCACTCAACAGCATCCCGCGCTTCCTGCAGTACGTGTCCTACATCTTCCCCGGGCGCTACATGGTGACCATCTCGCGCTCGGTGTTCCTGAAGGGCGCGGGCTTTGACGTTCTGTGGCCGCAGATCGGCGCCCTCGCGCTCTATGCGATCGTCTCACTCACGCTCGCGTCACTGCTGTACTCAAGGAGGGCGCGCTAGTGTCCGGACGACGCATACGTCTGCTCATGTGGAAGGAACTCCTCCAACTCCGCCGCGACCGCATGCTTCTACCGCTTATCTTCATCATGCCGGTGCTCCAGCTCATCATGTTCGGCTACGTCGTGGGCTCGGACGTTCGCAACATTCCCACCGCGATCGTCGATCAGGACCAGTCGGCGGTCTCGCGAGACCTATCCTCGGCGTTTGAGAACACCGGCTACTTCACGATCCTCGAACGACCTGCCGATGAGAGGGCGCTTCGGCCCCTGATGGACGGCAACCATGTTCAGGTCGCAGTACTCATTCCTCCGGGACTCCAGGCCGCACTCGAACGCGGGGAGCAGGTGCCTCTCGAGATCGTGGTGGACGGCGCTGACAGCAAGACCGCGTCAGTGGCCTCGGGATACGCCGCCCAGGTTCTCGCCGACTTCTCGCAACGCCGACTCGAAGAGTCGGGGCTCATGCCAGACGCCGCGGGAATCGACGCGCGGGTGCGCGTGCTGTTCAACCCCACGCTTCGCGCGGTCAACGCGATGATTCCCGGACTCGTCGCGACGATTCTGCTGATCTCGATCGGCGCGATCATGAGCCAGGCGGTCGTGCGCGAGCGCGAGCAGGGCACACTCGAGCAGATGTTCGTCACGCCGATCACCCGCAGCGAGTACCTCATCGGCAAGATCATGCCCTACATCGGCCTGGCCACGATCCAGATCACCGTCGTCATGGTCGTGGGCATCTACTGGTTCCGCGTGCCGTTCAACGGCAACCTGCTCGTGATCGGTGCGGGACTGATTCTGTTCCTGTTCAGCGCAATCGGTCAGTCTCTGCTGATCTCGACGGTCTCGCACACGCGGCACCAGGCACAGCAGATGAATATGTTCATCCTGATTCCTACGATGGTACTGTCCGGCTTCATCTTCCCGCTCGAGTCGATGCCCCCGGCCGTCGTGCCCATCACGTATCTCATCCCCCTGCGCTACGTGGTCGTCGTGCTGCGCTCCAGCTTCATGAAGGGCACGGGGTTCGCCGCGTTGTGGCCGCAGTACGCGGCAATGGCCGTCTTCGGACTCGTGATCTTCGCACTGGCCCTCACCCGGTTCCAGAAGCGGCTGACGGACTAGGAGGCGGCGATGGACGCAGCGATCCAGGTACGCGGACTGACGAAGCGCTTCGGCGATTTCACAGCCGTCGACGCCATCGACCTCGATGTTGCGGCCGGCGAGATCTACGGGTTCCTCGGCCCGAACGGGTCGGGCAAGACAACCACGATACGGATGCTATGCGGCGTCATCACGCCAACGGGCGGCGAGGCGAGCGTGCTCGGCACCGACGTGTTGCGTGATCCGGAAGCCGTCAGGCGACGCATCGGCTACATGAGCCAGAAGTTCTCGCTGTTCCAGGACCTGACGGTCGGTGAGAACCTGCGGTTCTACTCGGGCGTGTACGACCTGTCGCCGGAGAAGTTCGCTGAGCGGCGAGCCTACGTGCTCGAGATGGCCGACCTGGTCGGGCGGGAGAACGAGCTGACGGCGAACCTCTCGGTGGGGTGGAAGCAGCGCCTGGCGCTAGGGTGCGCAACCATACACGAGCCGGAGCTCATCTTCCTGGATGAACCGACCTCCGGCGTCGACCCGACCGCCCGGCGGCACTTCTGGGACCTGCTGTACGAC belongs to Actinomycetota bacterium and includes:
- a CDS encoding ABC transporter permease — its product is MSGRRIRLLMWKELLQLRRDRMLLPLIFIMPVLQLIMFGYVVGSDVRNIPTAIVDQDQSAVSRDLSSAFENTGYFTILERPADERALRPLMDGNHVQVAVLIPPGLQAALERGEQVPLEIVVDGADSKTASVASGYAAQVLADFSQRRLEESGLMPDAAGIDARVRVLFNPTLRAVNAMIPGLVATILLISIGAIMSQAVVREREQGTLEQMFVTPITRSEYLIGKIMPYIGLATIQITVVMVVGIYWFRVPFNGNLLVIGAGLILFLFSAIGQSLLISTVSHTRHQAQQMNMFILIPTMVLSGFIFPLESMPPAVVPITYLIPLRYVVVVLRSSFMKGTGFAALWPQYAAMAVFGLVIFALALTRFQKRLTD
- a CDS encoding ABC transporter permease, giving the protein MRETIRRILAIGRKEFIHIRRDPRMLFAVLAMPLIQLLLFAYAISFDVNNVPTVLLDGDRTTASRKYLAAYEQSDFFHVVERVDSMDAVDSAFDRSMARIAIMVRPGFGEAISRGEKGEVSVLVDGSEPNSAQLGQTYAVALNQKLGREVTFDWLERQGVDPTQGGRIEPRIRTWYNPERKSADFLIPGLLVVIIMIVTVQQTAVTLVKEKEQGTFEQIVVSPIRRGELMVGKVAPWVVLAFADMIGVSLVGMFVFGVPLRGDVLVLVASTFLFVLCSLAIGLLVSARASSVEVANLVALLISFLPGFMLSDFAFPLNSIPRFLQYVSYIFPGRYMVTISRSVFLKGAGFDVLWPQIGALALYAIVSLTLASLLYSRRAR
- a CDS encoding ABC transporter ATP-binding protein encodes the protein MDAAIQVRGLTKRFGDFTAVDAIDLDVAAGEIYGFLGPNGSGKTTTIRMLCGVITPTGGEASVLGTDVLRDPEAVRRRIGYMSQKFSLFQDLTVGENLRFYSGVYDLSPEKFAERRAYVLEMADLVGRENELTANLSVGWKQRLALGCATIHEPELIFLDEPTSGVDPTARRHFWDLLYDLAASGVTLFVTTHYMDEAAHCGKLAFIYRGKIIASGSPRQIRELMTETVLEVEVDDTERALTVLEKAEGVHDAYLSGAALHANVSSAAVTTRDAVAEVLRAGGLDVLHIAPVDPTIEDVFVHLVTEQRIAEQARSPAASDLTSPLGFLPAEELAPPETAEEPADETPQGDGPP